The genomic stretch GCTTTGATTTAGTCACTGCTGGCACTGATAATCATTTAATTTTAATTGATTTGAGGAATAAGAAAATTTCAGGAAAAGAAGCTCAAAACCGGCTGGAAAAAGCTGGCATTACTGTTAATAAAAATACTATTCCTTTTGATCCCAATCCTCCATTTAATCCTTCTGGAATTCGCTTAGGCACACCAGCTATAACAACCAGGGGAATGAAAGAAAAAGAAATGAGAAAAATTACTTTTTGGATTAATGAAGTTATTTCTGATGCTAAAAATTGTTTAAGAGTTAGGAAAGAAGTTAAAAAACTTTGTAGAAAATTTCTTTTGCCATGAAGATTCTAGATGGGAAAAAAATATCTAAGAAGATTTTGAAGAACCTTAAAAGAGAAATAGAAAAAAAGGGACTGAAATTGAAATTAGCTGTAATTTTTGTTGGAAAGGACCCAGCTTCAAAGATCTTTATTAGAGAAAAAAAGAAAGCTTGTGAGTTTGTTAGGATTGATTTTGAATTATTTAGATTTCCAGCAAGGATTAGTAACTCAGTACTGAAAAAAGAAATTAAGAAAATTGTCAAAAACCCTACTATCTCTGGAGTTGTAATTCAATTGCCTTTGCCAGAGAAATTTAATGTTCAAGAATTCTTAAGCCTTGTTCCTTCAGAAAAAAATATTGAAGCTGTTTCGCCGGTTGTTTGCGCTATAGATTATATTTTGAGGAGGTATAAAA from Patescibacteria group bacterium encodes the following:
- a CDS encoding bifunctional 5,10-methylenetetrahydrofolate dehydrogenase/5,10-methenyltetrahydrofolate cyclohydrolase, producing MKILDGKKISKKILKNLKREIEKKGLKLKLAVIFVGKDPASKIFIREKKKACEFVRIDFELFRFPARISNSVLKKEIKKIVKNPTISGVVIQLPLPEKFNVQEFLSLVPSEKNIEAVSPVVCAIDYILRRYKISLKRKTIVLVGHGRLVGRPLAKWFKNKKIKFYNINKIKKADIIISGVGRPGFITGDMVKKGAVIIDVGFSHNKKRKAAGDVDFKSVSKKASYITPVPGGVGPMTIACLLKNLVWTYTYSNK